The following proteins come from a genomic window of Geminicoccaceae bacterium SCSIO 64248:
- a CDS encoding pentapeptide repeat-containing protein, with translation MPRARACIALLWLVLAAPAGAAEMTLEAVRQAAADPPADLAGRDLSGLDLSGIDLSGATLAGADLHGAKLVGAVLRGANLSGARLDGVWLMRADFTDAILKGASLFGPVVFPGMEVVPAEAPVFRGADFTGARVIARLARVDMQGARFTGARLGADMRNQSMGLIRADFSGADLRGADFTSADLGRANLAFARLQGAVFEGASLYRADLSGAYLDGADVTGADLTEADVGGAQIQNVKGLDRAKGVDTLRR, from the coding sequence ATGCCCCGTGCACGCGCCTGCATCGCCCTCCTGTGGCTCGTCCTGGCCGCACCGGCCGGCGCCGCCGAGATGACCCTGGAGGCCGTGCGCCAGGCCGCGGCCGATCCGCCTGCGGACTTGGCCGGACGCGACCTGTCCGGCCTCGATCTCAGCGGTATCGACCTCTCCGGCGCGACGCTGGCCGGCGCCGACCTGCACGGCGCCAAGCTGGTGGGCGCGGTCCTGCGCGGCGCGAACCTGTCGGGGGCGCGGCTGGACGGCGTCTGGCTGATGCGCGCCGACTTCACCGACGCGATCCTGAAGGGTGCCAGCCTGTTCGGACCGGTCGTCTTCCCCGGCATGGAGGTCGTCCCGGCCGAGGCGCCGGTGTTCCGCGGCGCCGACTTCACGGGCGCCCGAGTGATCGCGCGCCTCGCCCGCGTCGACATGCAAGGCGCGCGCTTCACCGGCGCCCGGCTCGGCGCCGACATGCGCAACCAGTCCATGGGCCTGATCCGCGCCGATTTCAGCGGCGCCGACCTGCGGGGCGCGGACTTCACCTCGGCCGATCTCGGCCGGGCCAACCTCGCCTTCGCCCGCCTCCAGGGCGCGGTGTTCGAGGGCGCCAGCCTGTACCGCGCCGATCTGTCGGGCGCCTATCTCGACGGCGCGGACGTCACCGGCGCCGACCTGACCGAGGCCGATGTCGGCGGCGCGCAGATCCAGAACGTGAAGGGCCTGGACCGGGCGAAGGGCGTGGACACGCTCCGGCGGTGA
- a CDS encoding TetR/AcrR family transcriptional regulator, whose amino-acid sequence MDGEGTTKGEQTRARLRRAATAVFARKGFHATKVSDIVAEAGVSQPTFYIHFDAKEAAYDSLVEEFRENLRRVTRSNLIDPATPSDRFVDRVALSFRRFLDFMAADRALTEIGFFQPPGCAVTKERLVAWVAANIAQEQSDGLFRRDVPARHIAHLLVGLLDQVGRLEADRDERERLAATCATLFCQGAGQG is encoded by the coding sequence ATGGACGGCGAGGGCACGACCAAGGGGGAGCAGACCCGCGCGCGGCTGCGGCGCGCCGCGACGGCCGTGTTCGCGCGCAAGGGCTTCCACGCGACCAAGGTCAGCGACATCGTCGCCGAGGCGGGCGTCAGCCAGCCGACCTTCTACATCCATTTCGATGCCAAGGAGGCCGCCTACGACTCGCTGGTCGAGGAGTTCCGGGAGAACCTCCGGCGCGTGACCCGCTCCAACCTGATCGACCCGGCGACGCCCTCGGACCGGTTCGTCGACCGGGTCGCGCTGAGCTTTCGCCGCTTCCTCGACTTTATGGCGGCCGACCGCGCGCTGACGGAGATCGGCTTCTTCCAGCCGCCCGGCTGTGCGGTGACCAAGGAACGCCTGGTCGCGTGGGTTGCCGCCAACATCGCCCAGGAGCAGTCCGACGGGCTGTTCCGCCGCGACGTTCCCGCCCGGCACATCGCCCATCTCCTGGTCGGCCTGCTCGATCAGGTCGGGCGCCTGGAGGCCGATCGCGACGAGCGCGAGCGGCTGGCCGCGACCTGCGCCACGCTCTTCTGCCAGGGGGCCGGGCAGGGCTGA
- a CDS encoding putative quinol monooxygenase yields MTTPVVAIFVAKPGAEAKLEELFRAVIPTTLAEEGCIRYQLNRDRNQPRRFVWTEEWESLRHLEAHLAAPHITELFAQVPAYVESSEVIALGRVDGGAA; encoded by the coding sequence ATGACCACGCCCGTCGTCGCCATCTTCGTCGCGAAGCCCGGCGCGGAAGCGAAGCTCGAGGAGCTCTTCCGCGCGGTGATTCCCACGACCCTCGCGGAGGAGGGCTGCATCCGGTACCAGCTCAACCGCGATCGCAACCAGCCACGGCGCTTCGTCTGGACGGAGGAATGGGAAAGCCTCCGGCATCTCGAGGCGCACCTGGCCGCGCCGCACATCACCGAGCTGTTCGCCCAAGTGCCGGCCTATGTCGAGAGCTCCGAGGTGATCGCCTTGGGCCGGGTGGACGGCGGCGCGGCATGA
- a CDS encoding cupin domain-containing protein yields the protein MSRPAPTFARFVPAEIARTLPDTARSMLADVYLTDRPDASCRVFRAYRGVPPHVHAGCDEYLYVLSGRGTFWMDDASTEAAFEPGHLLVFERNVVHALPTILEEPVAFLAIDAPRRAPTDIVFVDAADGTAADFMARNAD from the coding sequence ATGAGCCGGCCCGCGCCGACCTTCGCCCGCTTCGTTCCCGCCGAGATCGCGCGCACGCTGCCCGACACCGCCCGGTCCATGCTGGCGGACGTGTACCTGACCGACCGCCCCGACGCGAGCTGCCGCGTCTTTCGCGCCTATCGCGGCGTGCCGCCCCACGTTCACGCGGGCTGCGACGAATATCTCTACGTCCTGTCCGGCCGGGGCACGTTCTGGATGGACGACGCCTCGACCGAAGCGGCGTTCGAGCCCGGTCACCTGCTCGTCTTCGAGCGCAACGTCGTCCACGCCCTGCCCACGATCCTGGAGGAGCCGGTGGCGTTCCTGGCGATCGACGCGCCGCGCCGGGCGCCGACCGACATCGTCTTCGTCGACGCGGCCGACGGCACGGCGGCGGACTTCATGGCGCGCAACGCCGACTGA
- the soxR gene encoding redox-sensitive transcriptional activator SoxR, which produces MPLHGPILRELSVGEVARRSGVPVSTLHFYEGKGLIHSRRSAGNQRRYSRDILRRVAVIKVAQQTGIPLAQIRDALATLPAQRTPTAEDWHRLSATWKEALERRIATLTGLRDRLEGCIGCGCLSMKACPLRNPHDELAEQGPGPRLLALE; this is translated from the coding sequence ATGCCCCTACACGGACCGATTTTGCGCGAGCTCAGCGTCGGCGAGGTCGCCAGGCGCAGCGGCGTGCCCGTCTCGACCCTGCATTTCTACGAGGGCAAGGGCCTGATCCACAGCCGGCGCAGCGCCGGCAACCAGCGCCGCTACAGCCGGGACATCCTGCGCCGGGTCGCGGTGATCAAGGTCGCCCAGCAGACCGGCATCCCGCTCGCCCAGATCCGCGACGCCCTGGCCACCCTGCCGGCGCAGCGCACGCCCACGGCCGAGGACTGGCATCGCCTGTCGGCGACCTGGAAGGAGGCGCTGGAGCGGCGCATCGCCACCCTGACCGGCCTGCGCGACCGGCTGGAGGGCTGCATCGGCTGCGGCTGCCTGTCGATGAAGGCCTGCCCCTTGCGCAACCCGCATGACGAGCTGGCCGAGCAGGGCCCCGGCCCGCGCCTGCTCGCGCTGGAATGA
- a CDS encoding NAD(P)H-dependent oxidoreductase, with product MNDPIRLAVIYGSVRPGRLCTAIAAWAEGRIWDEPGFVMDVIDPAALPLTDAAGSVDTDSVSALRSRIGRADAFLVLTPEYNHGYTAALKALIDAIHTEWQAKPVAFISYGGISGGLRAVEQLRLVFAELHAVTLRDTISFANAWRHFGAEGSNGPPDDAAPAMTALLRRLGWWASALRSARRAVPYARSAVA from the coding sequence ATGAACGACCCGATCAGGCTTGCGGTGATCTACGGCAGCGTCCGGCCCGGACGCCTGTGCACGGCGATCGCCGCGTGGGCAGAGGGACGAATCTGGGACGAGCCGGGCTTCGTGATGGACGTGATCGATCCGGCCGCCCTGCCGCTGACCGACGCCGCCGGCTCGGTCGACACCGACAGCGTCAGCGCGCTGCGCAGCCGCATCGGCCGCGCCGACGCGTTCCTGGTCCTCACGCCCGAGTACAACCACGGCTACACGGCCGCCCTGAAGGCGCTGATCGACGCCATCCACACGGAATGGCAGGCCAAGCCGGTCGCCTTCATCTCGTATGGCGGGATCTCGGGCGGCCTGCGCGCGGTCGAGCAGTTGCGCCTCGTCTTCGCCGAGCTGCACGCCGTCACCCTGCGCGACACGATCAGCTTCGCCAACGCCTGGCGGCATTTCGGCGCGGAGGGATCGAACGGTCCGCCGGACGACGCCGCGCCCGCGATGACGGCCCTGCTGCGGCGGCTGGGCTGGTGGGCCAGCGCGCTGCGCAGCGCGCGCCGGGCGGTTCCCTACGCGCGCTCGGCTGTCGCCTGA
- a CDS encoding ABC transporter ATP-binding protein, whose translation MPPILAIEGLAKTYGSGLAALKAVDLTIDKGEIFALLGPNGAGKTTLISIVCGLVRPTAGRVTVGGHDIARDYRKARALIGLVPQELTTDAFETVSATVSFSRGLFGKKKDEGHVERVLRDLSLWDKRDSKIITLSGGMKRRVLIAKALAHEPSVLFLDEPTAGVDVELRRDMWQLIRNLRAQGVTIILTTHYIEEAEEMADRIGVIAHGEVILVEDKALLMRRLGRKRLTLQLDAALAAVPPDLSPWRLELAADGTELVYTYEGGETQAGVMALLRAVDRTGLALHDVRTSESSLEDIFVDLVRTRP comes from the coding sequence ATGCCCCCCATCCTCGCGATCGAAGGCCTCGCCAAGACCTACGGCTCGGGCCTGGCGGCCCTCAAGGCCGTCGACCTGACCATCGACAAGGGCGAGATCTTCGCCCTGCTCGGCCCGAACGGCGCCGGCAAGACCACGCTCATCAGCATCGTCTGCGGCCTGGTGCGCCCGACCGCCGGCCGGGTCACGGTCGGCGGCCACGACATCGCGCGCGACTACCGCAAGGCGCGCGCCCTGATCGGCCTGGTGCCGCAGGAACTGACCACCGACGCCTTCGAGACGGTCTCGGCCACGGTCAGCTTCAGCCGCGGCCTGTTCGGCAAGAAGAAAGACGAGGGGCATGTCGAGCGCGTGCTGCGCGACCTCTCGCTCTGGGACAAGCGCGACAGCAAGATCATCACGCTCTCGGGCGGGATGAAGCGCCGGGTGCTGATCGCCAAGGCGCTGGCGCACGAGCCGTCGGTCCTGTTCCTGGACGAGCCGACCGCGGGGGTCGACGTCGAGCTGCGCCGCGACATGTGGCAGCTGATCCGCAACCTGCGGGCGCAGGGCGTCACCATCATCCTGACCACCCACTACATCGAGGAGGCCGAGGAGATGGCGGACCGGATCGGGGTGATCGCCCATGGCGAGGTCATCCTGGTCGAGGACAAGGCGCTCCTGATGCGCCGCCTCGGCCGCAAGCGGCTGACTTTGCAGCTGGACGCCGCGCTCGCCGCCGTGCCGCCCGACCTGTCGCCCTGGCGCCTCGAGCTCGCCGCGGACGGCACCGAGCTCGTCTACACCTACGAGGGCGGGGAGACCCAGGCCGGGGTCATGGCGCTCCTGCGCGCGGTCGACCGGACGGGCCTCGCCCTGCACGACGTGCGCACGAGCGAGAGCTCGCTCGAGGACATCTTCGTCGACCTGGTGAGGACGCGGCCATGA
- a CDS encoding ABC transporter permease, protein MNLHAIGAIYRFEMARTFRTILQSIVSPVISTSLYFVVFGAAIGSRIDQIGGIDYGAFIVPGLIMLSLLTQSIANASFGIFFPRFSGTIYEILSAPVSTLEIVIGYVGAAATKSILLALIILATATLFVPVTVAHPFWMLAFLVLTAVTFSLFGFVIGIWAQGFEQLQLVPLLIVTPLAFLGGSFYSIDMLPPLWRAVTLLNPVVYLVSGFRWSFYGQADVGVGISLGMTLVFLAVCLGAIHWIFRTGYRLKA, encoded by the coding sequence ATGAACCTGCACGCGATCGGCGCCATCTACCGCTTCGAGATGGCGCGGACCTTCCGCACCATCCTGCAGAGCATCGTCTCGCCGGTGATCTCGACCTCGCTCTACTTCGTCGTGTTCGGCGCGGCGATCGGCTCGCGCATCGACCAGATCGGCGGGATCGACTACGGCGCCTTCATCGTGCCCGGCCTGATCATGCTGTCGCTCCTGACCCAGAGCATCGCCAACGCCTCGTTCGGCATCTTCTTCCCGCGCTTCTCCGGCACGATCTACGAGATCCTCTCCGCGCCCGTCTCCACGCTGGAGATCGTGATCGGCTATGTCGGCGCGGCGGCGACCAAGTCGATCCTCCTGGCCCTGATCATCCTGGCGACCGCGACCCTGTTCGTGCCGGTGACGGTCGCCCATCCCTTCTGGATGCTCGCCTTCCTGGTCCTGACCGCGGTGACCTTCAGCCTGTTCGGCTTCGTGATCGGCATCTGGGCGCAAGGGTTCGAGCAGCTCCAGCTCGTGCCCCTCCTGATCGTCACGCCGCTCGCCTTCCTGGGCGGCAGCTTCTACTCGATCGACATGCTGCCGCCCCTTTGGCGGGCCGTCACCCTGCTCAACCCCGTGGTCTACCTCGTCAGCGGCTTTCGCTGGAGCTTCTACGGCCAGGCCGATGTCGGGGTCGGCATCAGCCTCGGCATGACGCTCGTGTTCCTGGCGGTGTGCCTGGGCGCGATCCACTGGATCTTCCGCACGGGCTACCGGCTGAAGGCGTGA
- a CDS encoding serine hydrolase: protein MTPAESALVRPDGALEPGASAACVPWWSFTKTLIAACVLRLAEQGRVALDAPLAGRAYTVRQVLRHRAGIGDYGGIAAYHAAVARRDPPWPEDDLLARVPPDRLLSAPGTVFAYSNVGYLLLRRSIETATGRAFGPALGDLVLARLGLERARVAATPDDMDRTRFPGGHGYHPGWVYHGLVIGPAAEAALALHRLLAGRLLQPASRAALLERVPIGGPVAGRPWRTTGYGLGLMIGTMAPASGGPELAVAGHSAGGPGSVGAVYHAPATGRTAAVFGEGTNEGVPEALACRMLAGS from the coding sequence ATGACCCCAGCCGAATCCGCCCTTGTCCGGCCGGACGGCGCGCTCGAGCCCGGCGCGTCCGCGGCCTGCGTGCCGTGGTGGAGCTTCACCAAGACGCTGATCGCCGCCTGCGTCCTGCGCCTGGCCGAGCAGGGCCGGGTCGCGCTCGACGCGCCCTTGGCCGGCCGGGCCTATACCGTCCGCCAGGTCCTGCGGCACCGGGCGGGCATCGGAGACTATGGCGGCATCGCCGCCTATCACGCGGCGGTGGCGCGCCGCGATCCGCCCTGGCCCGAGGACGATCTGCTGGCGCGCGTGCCTCCGGACCGGCTCCTGTCCGCGCCGGGCACGGTCTTCGCCTATTCCAATGTCGGCTATCTCCTGTTGCGCCGGTCGATCGAGACGGCGACCGGCCGGGCTTTCGGTCCGGCGCTTGGCGACCTCGTGCTGGCGCGGCTCGGCCTGGAGCGGGCGCGGGTCGCGGCGACGCCGGACGACATGGACCGGACCCGTTTTCCCGGCGGCCACGGCTACCATCCCGGCTGGGTCTATCACGGGCTGGTGATCGGGCCGGCCGCCGAGGCGGCGCTCGCTTTGCACCGCCTGCTGGCCGGCCGGCTCCTGCAGCCGGCCTCGCGCGCGGCCCTCCTGGAGCGCGTGCCGATCGGCGGCCCGGTCGCCGGCCGGCCCTGGCGCACGACCGGCTACGGCCTGGGCCTGATGATCGGCACCATGGCGCCGGCGTCGGGCGGGCCGGAGCTCGCGGTGGCCGGCCATTCCGCCGGCGGGCCGGGCAGCGTCGGCGCGGTCTACCACGCCCCCGCCACGGGCCGGACCGCCGCCGTGTTCGGCGAAGGCACAAACGAGGGTGTGCCCGAGGCGCTCGCCTGCCGGATGCTCGCCGGATCGTGA
- a CDS encoding secondary thiamine-phosphate synthase enzyme YjbQ, with product MRQASHTLTIATTGQGLVEITGPVTAWLRAQGIGTGLLTVFVRHTSASLVIQENADPDVRRDLLAFFRRLVPENDPLYVHTIEGPDDMPAHVKAALTQTQLSIPIEDGRPVLGTWQGIYLFEHRSRPHRREVVLHLLGA from the coding sequence ATGCGCCAGGCATCGCACACGCTGACCATCGCGACGACGGGCCAGGGCCTGGTCGAGATCACCGGCCCGGTCACGGCCTGGCTGCGCGCCCAGGGGATCGGGACCGGCCTGCTCACCGTGTTCGTGCGCCACACCTCGGCCTCCCTGGTCATCCAGGAGAACGCCGACCCGGACGTGCGCCGCGACCTCCTGGCCTTCTTCCGCCGCCTCGTGCCCGAGAACGACCCGCTCTACGTGCACACGATCGAGGGGCCGGACGACATGCCGGCCCACGTCAAGGCGGCGCTGACCCAGACGCAGCTGTCGATCCCGATCGAGGACGGCCGGCCCGTCCTGGGCACGTGGCAGGGCATCTACCTGTTCGAGCACCGCAGCCGGCCGCATCGGCGCGAGGTCGTGCTGCACCTCCTGGGCGCATGA
- a CDS encoding DNA-3-methyladenine glycosylase 2 family protein — protein sequence MRAGPSPVVLWNGREPDLELRPGLEALAARDPDVARAFAACGLPPVRRQEPGYAGLVRIISAQQISVLAAQAILARLRAELGTITPQSVLALPEERFKALGFSRAKIAYSRALAEDILSGRIDLNAIASLPDDEAVTALCRARGVGRWTAEIYLLFGLRRGDVWPADDLAVRVAAQKLKGWPARPTLAEMAVLGEAWRPHRSAGARLLWHIYRHPGLA from the coding sequence ATGAGGGCCGGTCCCAGCCCGGTCGTCCTCTGGAACGGACGGGAGCCGGACCTGGAGCTCCGGCCGGGGCTGGAGGCGCTCGCGGCGCGCGATCCGGACGTCGCCCGCGCCTTCGCCGCCTGCGGCCTGCCGCCGGTGCGCCGGCAGGAGCCGGGCTATGCCGGGCTGGTCCGGATCATCTCGGCCCAGCAGATCTCCGTGCTGGCCGCCCAGGCGATCCTGGCCCGGCTGCGCGCCGAACTCGGCACGATCACGCCCCAATCCGTACTCGCCCTGCCGGAGGAGCGCTTCAAGGCGCTGGGCTTCAGCCGCGCCAAGATCGCGTATAGCCGCGCGCTCGCCGAGGACATCCTGTCCGGCCGGATCGACCTGAACGCGATCGCGTCCCTGCCGGACGACGAGGCGGTAACGGCCTTGTGCCGGGCGCGCGGCGTCGGCCGCTGGACCGCCGAGATCTACCTGCTGTTCGGCCTGCGCCGCGGCGACGTCTGGCCGGCCGACGACCTGGCGGTCCGGGTCGCGGCGCAGAAGCTCAAGGGCTGGCCGGCGCGGCCGACCCTCGCGGAGATGGCCGTGCTCGGCGAGGCGTGGCGCCCGCACCGCAGCGCCGGCGCCCGGCTGCTCTGGCACATCTACCGCCATCCCGGCCTCGCCTGA
- a CDS encoding glycerophosphodiester phosphodiesterase family protein, with protein sequence MTQTTEAPVLHLPPWAPDRPNAAPGLPRVIGHRGAAALAPENTLDAIEAAHRAGARWVEFDVKLTGDGVPILFHDAVLTRTTGAKGKVARTSWAAIRGLDAGRAFGRPARVPAFAEAIDLLGTLGLGANVEIKPCPGREAETTAAALATIAERWPDHLPPPLVSSFARPCLAAARERAPHLPRGLLAERLPLRWRALMLAYGCATLHLSQRHLDTARVARLRATGVPLLVYTVNDPARARVLIEAGAQAVISDAPDAVAAALA encoded by the coding sequence ATGACCCAGACGACCGAAGCGCCCGTCTTGCACCTGCCGCCCTGGGCGCCGGACCGGCCGAACGCCGCCCCCGGCCTGCCGCGGGTCATCGGCCATCGCGGCGCCGCGGCGCTGGCGCCCGAGAACACGCTCGACGCGATCGAGGCGGCGCACCGCGCAGGCGCGCGCTGGGTCGAGTTCGACGTCAAGCTGACCGGCGACGGCGTGCCGATCCTGTTCCACGACGCCGTCCTGACCCGGACCACGGGCGCGAAGGGCAAGGTCGCGCGCACCTCTTGGGCGGCGATCCGCGGCCTGGACGCCGGCCGCGCCTTCGGCCGGCCCGCCCGCGTGCCCGCCTTCGCCGAGGCGATCGACCTCCTGGGCACGCTCGGCCTGGGGGCCAATGTCGAGATCAAGCCCTGCCCCGGCCGCGAGGCCGAGACGACCGCGGCGGCGCTCGCCACGATCGCCGAGCGCTGGCCGGACCACCTGCCGCCGCCCTTGGTCTCGAGCTTCGCACGGCCCTGCCTCGCCGCCGCGCGCGAGCGAGCGCCGCATCTGCCCAGGGGCCTGCTCGCCGAGCGGCTGCCGCTGCGCTGGCGCGCCCTGATGCTGGCCTATGGCTGCGCCACCCTGCATCTCAGCCAGCGCCATCTCGACACGGCGCGGGTCGCGCGGCTCCGGGCGACGGGCGTGCCGCTGCTCGTCTACACGGTCAACGACCCGGCCCGCGCGCGCGTCCTGATCGAGGCCGGCGCCCAGGCCGTGATCAGCGACGCGCCCGACGCGGTCGCCGCCGCCCTGGCCTGA
- the ilvC gene encoding ketol-acid reductoisomerase, with translation MRVYYDADADVNLIKGKKVAIIGYGSQGFGQSNNLKDSGCQDVVVGLRPGSASAAKVEAAGLRVMSPAEACKWADMVMLLLPDELQAEVYRDVVAPNLKEGGALAFSHGLNIHFNLIEPRKDLDVFMIAPKGPGHLVRSEYVRGAGVPCLVAIDQDASGGALDLALSYASAIGGARGGVIETTFKEECETDLFGEQVVLCGGLTHLITAGYETLVEAGYAPEMAYFECLHEVKLIVDLMYEGGLANMRYSISNTAEYGDYMTGPRIITDETKAEMRRVLKDIQAGKFARNWIGENKADQVEFKALRRYWAEHPIEEVGAKLRGMMPFIQEGQIVDKNRN, from the coding sequence ATGCGCGTTTACTACGACGCCGATGCCGACGTGAATCTGATCAAAGGCAAGAAGGTCGCGATCATCGGCTACGGCAGCCAGGGCTTCGGCCAGTCCAACAACCTGAAGGATTCCGGCTGCCAGGACGTCGTAGTCGGCTTGCGGCCCGGCTCGGCCTCCGCCGCCAAGGTCGAGGCCGCCGGCCTGCGCGTCATGAGCCCGGCCGAGGCCTGCAAGTGGGCCGACATGGTCATGCTCCTCCTGCCGGACGAACTCCAGGCCGAGGTCTATCGCGACGTGGTCGCGCCCAACCTCAAGGAAGGCGGCGCGCTCGCCTTCTCGCACGGGCTCAACATCCACTTCAACCTGATCGAGCCGCGCAAGGACCTGGACGTCTTCATGATCGCGCCCAAGGGGCCCGGCCATCTCGTCCGCTCCGAATATGTCCGCGGCGCCGGCGTGCCCTGCCTGGTCGCGATCGACCAGGACGCCTCGGGCGGCGCGCTCGATCTCGCCCTGTCCTATGCCTCGGCGATCGGCGGCGCGCGCGGCGGCGTCATCGAGACGACCTTCAAGGAAGAGTGCGAGACCGACCTGTTCGGCGAGCAGGTCGTCCTGTGCGGCGGCCTGACCCACCTGATCACCGCCGGCTACGAGACCCTGGTCGAGGCCGGCTACGCGCCGGAGATGGCCTATTTCGAGTGCCTGCACGAGGTGAAGCTGATCGTCGACCTCATGTATGAGGGCGGCCTCGCCAACATGCGCTACTCGATCTCGAACACGGCCGAGTACGGCGACTACATGACCGGCCCGCGCATCATCACCGACGAGACCAAGGCGGAGATGCGCCGGGTGCTCAAGGACATCCAGGCCGGCAAGTTCGCCCGCAACTGGATCGGCGAGAACAAGGCCGACCAGGTCGAGTTCAAGGCGCTGCGCCGCTACTGGGCCGAGCATCCGATCGAGGAGGTCGGCGCCAAGCTGCGCGGCATGATGCCGTTCATCCAGGAAGGCCAGATCGTCGACAAGAACAGGAACTGA
- a CDS encoding DUF6152 family protein has protein sequence MSRPITLGLALAALIALPAVAHHGWSSFQDETFVLDGTIEEVYFGNPHSTLEVSNDEGMWHVDLAPPNRTARAGVNEDTIAVGDAVTATGNRHRDPAVLAMKARAIEVRGQTFEVY, from the coding sequence TTGTCCCGTCCCATCACGCTCGGCCTTGCGCTCGCGGCCCTGATCGCGCTCCCGGCCGTCGCCCATCACGGCTGGTCCTCGTTCCAGGACGAGACCTTCGTCCTCGACGGCACCATCGAGGAGGTCTATTTCGGCAACCCGCATTCGACCCTCGAGGTCAGCAACGACGAGGGCATGTGGCATGTCGACCTCGCCCCGCCCAACCGTACCGCGCGGGCCGGCGTCAACGAGGACACGATCGCGGTCGGCGACGCGGTGACCGCGACCGGCAACCGCCATCGCGATCCCGCGGTCCTGGCCATGAAGGCGCGCGCGATCGAGGTGCGCGGCCAGACCTTCGAGGTCTACTGA
- a CDS encoding SLC13 family permease, which yields MTTLAFAVFLCVYLGMALGRWPGLRLDRTGIALLGAIVLYATGAIDTARAARAIDVATLFVLFGLMILSAQFAACGFYDACAHRIASSDLSPGLILALVVAVSGLLSAVLANDVVCFAMTPLLCAGLKRRGLDPRPFLIGLAAASNAGSAATLIGNPQNILIGQTGGLHFVGFLALCGPPALAALVLVWAVIRVTWREALRATPDAAPAGGTAPPLRRAGAVKGALATLVLLALFTTGGSHVTGALLVAGGLMISRHLASRAMLALVDWHLLVLFAALFVVTAGLSDTGLPARMLADLQAAGLGLERLGTLAGLSLVGSNTIGNVPAVILILAAAPGLGEATLTGLALLSTLAGNLLLVGSLANIIVAERAAAQGVTLGLADHARAGIPITLLSMAVAVAWLWAIGTMAF from the coding sequence GTGACGACCCTCGCGTTCGCGGTCTTCCTCTGCGTCTATCTCGGCATGGCGCTCGGCCGCTGGCCGGGCCTGCGCCTGGACCGGACCGGCATCGCCCTGCTCGGCGCGATCGTCCTGTACGCGACCGGCGCGATCGACACCGCGCGTGCTGCCCGCGCGATCGACGTCGCCACCCTGTTCGTCCTGTTCGGCCTGATGATCCTGTCGGCGCAGTTCGCGGCCTGCGGCTTCTACGACGCCTGCGCCCACCGGATCGCGAGCTCGGATTTGTCGCCCGGCCTGATCCTGGCGCTCGTGGTCGCGGTGTCCGGCCTGCTCTCGGCCGTGCTCGCCAACGACGTCGTCTGCTTCGCCATGACGCCCCTGCTCTGCGCCGGGCTGAAAAGACGCGGGCTCGATCCCAGGCCCTTCCTGATCGGGCTGGCCGCGGCGTCGAACGCCGGCTCGGCCGCGACCCTGATCGGCAATCCCCAGAACATCCTGATCGGCCAGACCGGCGGGCTCCACTTCGTGGGCTTCCTCGCGTTGTGCGGCCCGCCCGCGCTCGCGGCCCTGGTCCTGGTCTGGGCGGTGATCCGCGTGACCTGGCGCGAGGCGCTCCGGGCGACGCCCGACGCCGCTCCGGCCGGGGGGACCGCGCCGCCCTTGCGCCGGGCCGGGGCGGTCAAGGGCGCGCTCGCCACCCTGGTCCTGCTCGCCCTGTTCACGACGGGCGGATCGCACGTGACGGGCGCGCTCCTGGTCGCGGGCGGGCTGATGATCAGCCGGCACCTGGCGAGCCGGGCGATGCTCGCCTTGGTCGACTGGCACCTGCTCGTCCTGTTCGCGGCCCTGTTCGTCGTGACCGCCGGGCTGAGCGACACCGGCCTGCCCGCCCGGATGCTGGCGGACCTGCAGGCGGCCGGCCTCGGCCTCGAGCGGCTGGGCACGCTGGCAGGCCTGTCGCTCGTGGGCAGCAACACGATCGGCAACGTGCCGGCGGTGATCCTGATCCTGGCCGCGGCACCCGGCCTCGGCGAGGCCACGCTGACCGGGCTCGCTTTGCTCAGCACCCTGGCCGGCAACCTGCTCCTGGTCGGCAGCCTCGCCAACATCATCGTCGCCGAACGCGCGGCTGCGCAGGGCGTCACGCTCGGCCTGGCCGATCACGCCCGCGCCGGCATCCCGATCACGCTCCTGTCGATGGCCGTCGCGGTCGCCTGGCTGTGGGCTATCGGGACGATGGCGTTCTGA